The Yoonia sp. SS1-5 genome contains a region encoding:
- the rpmI gene encoding 50S ribosomal protein L35: MPKMKTKSSCKKRFKVTASGRVVAAQAGKRHGMIKRTNKFLRNARGTTTLCKADEGIIKPMMPYAR, encoded by the coding sequence ATGCCGAAGATGAAGACAAAGTCGAGCTGCAAAAAGCGGTTCAAGGTGACGGCCTCTGGCCGCGTGGTTGCCGCCCAGGCGGGCAAGCGCCACGGTATGATCAAGCGTACCAACAAGTTCCTGCGTAACGCACGCGGCACAACAACCCTGTGCAAGGCTGATGAAGGTATCATCAAGCCTATGATGCCCTACGCGCGCTAA
- the pyk gene encoding pyruvate kinase, translated as MRRHRNVKIVATLGPASNDYEMIRALHEAGADVFRLNMSHGDHSEIKARHAIIRQVEKDLDSPISILADLQGPKLRVGVFANGEEELVEGASFRLDLDDADGDVNRVKLPHKEIFDALEPGAHLLVNDGKIKLKVKDCGADFADCEVIVGGTISNRKGVNVPDVTLPVAALSPKDRKDLEFVCDLGVDWLALSFVQRPADVEEARKLANGRAAILSKIEKPNAVKSFDEILDVSDGIMVARGDLGVELPVQNVPPIQKQLVRKCRAAAKPVIVATQMLESMIDSPMPTRAEVSDVATAIYEGADAIMLSAESAAGSYPIEAVTTMNNVAWEVESDPTYTDIIEASRKAEGKTVADGIVSAAREIAETTDVKAICCFSQSGTTALLVSRERPRVPIIALTNYIETARRLCLSWGTNCVVTGEVNRFKDAVIAAVRAAHAQGLVTEKDMVVVTAGVPFNTPGSTNILRVAPCAERLIYAHDPE; from the coding sequence ATGAGACGCCACCGTAACGTAAAGATCGTCGCAACCCTTGGCCCTGCATCAAACGATTACGAGATGATACGCGCCCTGCACGAGGCTGGCGCCGACGTGTTTCGGTTGAACATGTCCCATGGTGACCATTCCGAGATCAAGGCCAGGCACGCCATTATCCGGCAGGTCGAAAAGGATCTTGATAGCCCGATTTCCATCCTTGCCGACCTGCAGGGCCCAAAGCTGCGCGTTGGCGTTTTTGCCAATGGTGAGGAAGAACTGGTCGAAGGTGCGTCCTTCCGCCTTGATCTGGATGATGCCGACGGTGACGTGAACCGGGTCAAACTGCCCCACAAAGAAATTTTTGACGCGCTGGAGCCGGGCGCGCATTTGCTGGTCAATGACGGCAAGATCAAACTGAAGGTCAAGGATTGCGGCGCGGATTTCGCGGATTGTGAAGTGATCGTGGGTGGTACGATTTCCAACCGCAAGGGCGTGAACGTGCCTGACGTGACATTGCCCGTGGCGGCCTTGTCACCCAAGGATCGCAAGGATCTGGAATTTGTCTGTGATCTGGGTGTTGATTGGCTGGCCCTGTCATTTGTCCAGCGTCCTGCCGACGTGGAAGAGGCCCGCAAACTGGCCAATGGCCGTGCTGCGATCCTGTCCAAGATCGAAAAGCCCAATGCGGTGAAGTCCTTTGATGAAATTCTGGACGTCAGCGACGGGATCATGGTGGCAAGGGGTGATCTGGGCGTCGAACTGCCTGTGCAGAACGTCCCGCCGATCCAGAAACAGTTGGTCCGCAAGTGCCGCGCGGCTGCCAAACCGGTGATCGTGGCAACCCAGATGCTGGAATCAATGATTGATTCCCCGATGCCGACCCGTGCCGAAGTCTCTGACGTGGCGACCGCCATCTATGAAGGCGCAGATGCGATCATGCTGTCGGCCGAATCTGCCGCAGGCTCCTATCCGATCGAGGCGGTGACGACGATGAACAACGTCGCGTGGGAGGTCGAATCCGATCCGACCTATACCGACATTATCGAGGCCTCGCGCAAGGCCGAGGGCAAGACCGTTGCCGACGGTATCGTCTCCGCCGCACGCGAAATCGCCGAGACCACCGACGTTAAGGCTATTTGCTGTTTCTCCCAGTCAGGGACAACCGCTTTGCTGGTCTCGCGCGAACGCCCGCGGGTTCCGATCATCGCCCTGACCAACTATATCGAGACGGCCCGCCGTCTGTGCCTGTCATGGGGGACCAACTGTGTCGTGACCGGTGAGGTGAACCGCTTTAAGGACGCCGTTATCGCTGCGGTGCGCGCTGCGCATGCCCAGGGTCTGGTGACGGAAAAGGATATGGTTGTCGTGACTGCAGGGGTTCCGTTCAACACCCCCGGCTCGACAAATATTCTGCGCGTCGCCCCCTGCGCAGAGCGTTTGATCTACGCCCATGATCCAGAGTAA
- a CDS encoding N-formylglutamate amidohydrolase codes for MSHPAYEIIGQDRPGRWIISCDHASNHVPDWVSGGDLGLPAEDMQRHIAYDIGAAAVATGLAAALDSPALLSRFSRLVIDPNRGERDPTLLMQLNDGSIIPGNRFADASEKARRLEKLYHPYHAAYAALAQTRDRPVICAIHSFTRQYKGRAPRPWEVGVLYGPDPRLAKPFLQACIAQGWCVGDNQPYQGHFPDDAVDKHALQKGRPNLLIEIRQDLIQDQTGQALWVNRLAPILTAVLAETGL; via the coding sequence TTGTCACATCCCGCATATGAAATCATCGGACAGGACCGGCCCGGGCGCTGGATCATTAGCTGCGATCACGCCTCGAACCATGTACCGGATTGGGTGAGTGGCGGCGATCTTGGCCTGCCCGCAGAGGATATGCAGCGACATATCGCCTATGATATCGGGGCCGCTGCCGTGGCCACCGGGCTGGCCGCGGCGCTGGACAGTCCGGCCCTTCTCAGCCGGTTCTCGCGGCTGGTCATCGACCCCAATCGAGGCGAACGTGATCCAACCCTGCTGATGCAGCTTAATGATGGCAGCATCATTCCGGGCAACCGATTTGCGGATGCGTCTGAAAAGGCGCGCCGTCTCGAAAAGCTCTACCACCCGTATCACGCCGCCTATGCGGCACTTGCGCAGACCCGCGACCGGCCGGTGATTTGCGCCATCCACAGCTTTACCCGCCAATATAAAGGTCGCGCACCCCGCCCTTGGGAGGTTGGCGTGCTTTACGGACCTGACCCAAGACTGGCCAAGCCGTTTTTGCAGGCCTGCATTGCGCAGGGCTGGTGTGTGGGTGACAATCAGCCGTATCAGGGCCACTTTCCCGATGATGCAGTTGATAAACACGCATTGCAGAAAGGCCGCCCCAACCTGTTGATCGAGATCCGCCAGGATTTGATCCAGGATCAGACCGGTCAAGCCCTTTGGGTCAACCGATTGGCCCCTATATTAACCGCAGTTCTGGCCGAAACCGGCCTTTAG
- a CDS encoding DUF1244 domain-containing protein gives MDDQTRIELEAAAFRRLQQHLMQDRPDAQNIDMMNLAGFCRNCLSRWYQEAANERGIPMTKDEGREAFYGMPFAEWKAKHQTDASPEAQKAFKASHS, from the coding sequence ATGGATGACCAAACTCGGATCGAACTGGAAGCAGCCGCCTTTCGCCGGTTGCAGCAGCACCTGATGCAAGACCGGCCCGACGCGCAGAATATCGACATGATGAACCTCGCAGGGTTCTGCCGGAATTGCCTTAGCCGCTGGTATCAAGAAGCCGCGAATGAGCGCGGAATCCCAATGACCAAGGATGAAGGGCGCGAGGCCTTTTACGGCATGCCATTCGCCGAATGGAAAGCAAAGCATCAGACCGATGCCAGCCCAGAGGCCCAGAAAGCGTTCAAAGCCTCACATAGTTAG
- a CDS encoding CoA transferase, with product MNNALTGMRIVEGSAFVAVPLAGMTLAQMGAEVIRFDRIGGGLDARRWPVAKNGLSHFWAEMNKGKKSVAVDMRDPRGKELITQIITAPGKDAGMFLTNLKVRGWMDYETLTKYRSDLIMLTLKGDRHGRPAVDYTVNPALGFPAITGPEGSAEPVAHALPAWDCIAGNMMVSGLLAAERHRLRHGAGQNVEFALKDVAAAMLGHLGIIGDTLTGGAKREKCGNALYGAYGQDFICADGQRVMVIGLTRRQWDGLVKVTGTQAAMAQIESRHGIDLADEGTRYRFRHDITDVLRPYFAKRAVSDFAAAFEGAGLTWSVFRDFETALAEDPDLTDDNPMFSTLDVPDMGRFPVPGSPLEFSAHPRQAPVAPPALGAHTEEVLGDVVGLTDTEIAQLFDGGVVQSPLYGTARNAA from the coding sequence ATGAATAACGCACTGACTGGAATGCGCATTGTCGAAGGCTCTGCATTTGTGGCTGTTCCGCTGGCGGGCATGACGCTTGCGCAGATGGGGGCCGAGGTGATCCGCTTTGATCGCATTGGTGGCGGGCTGGATGCCAGGCGGTGGCCGGTTGCGAAAAACGGGCTTAGTCATTTCTGGGCGGAGATGAACAAGGGCAAGAAATCTGTCGCCGTTGATATGCGCGACCCGCGCGGCAAAGAGTTGATCACGCAGATCATTACCGCCCCAGGCAAGGATGCGGGGATGTTCCTGACCAACCTCAAGGTGCGCGGCTGGATGGATTACGAAACCCTTACCAAATATCGCAGTGACCTGATCATGCTGACCCTCAAAGGCGACCGGCATGGCCGGCCGGCGGTCGACTACACGGTCAACCCCGCGTTGGGCTTTCCTGCAATTACGGGGCCGGAAGGGTCCGCGGAACCGGTCGCGCACGCGCTGCCTGCATGGGACTGCATTGCCGGGAATATGATGGTGTCCGGCCTGTTGGCCGCCGAACGGCACCGCCTGCGCCACGGTGCCGGGCAAAATGTAGAGTTCGCGCTGAAAGATGTGGCCGCCGCGATGCTTGGTCATCTGGGTATTATCGGTGATACGTTGACCGGTGGTGCGAAGCGGGAAAAGTGTGGCAATGCGCTTTATGGCGCCTATGGCCAGGATTTTATCTGTGCGGATGGACAGCGGGTCATGGTCATTGGTCTGACACGGCGCCAGTGGGATGGTCTGGTCAAGGTGACCGGAACCCAAGCCGCGATGGCACAAATCGAAAGCCGCCACGGGATTGATCTGGCCGACGAGGGGACCCGCTACCGGTTCCGGCATGACATCACCGACGTGCTGCGCCCCTATTTTGCGAAACGGGCTGTCAGTGACTTTGCCGCGGCCTTCGAGGGGGCAGGGCTGACATGGTCGGTTTTCCGCGATTTTGAGACAGCCCTGGCCGAAGACCCCGACCTGACCGATGACAATCCGATGTTCTCCACGCTTGATGTGCCGGATATGGGCCGTTTCCCGGTACCGGGATCGCCGCTGGAATTCTCGGCCCATCCCCGACAGGCGCCAGTGGCGCCCCCCGCCCTTGGGGCACATACTGAGGAGGTCCTGGGTGACGTCGTTGGTCTGACTGACACGGAAATCGCGCAGTTGTTTGACGGCGGCGTCGTGCAAAGCCCGCTTTATGGTACAGCCCGTAACGCCGCCTGA